In Amaranthus tricolor cultivar Red isolate AtriRed21 chromosome 3, ASM2621246v1, whole genome shotgun sequence, a single window of DNA contains:
- the LOC130808682 gene encoding glucose-6-phosphate 1-dehydrogenase, chloroplastic-like has product MATFSSPHYASSFYSSSYSSSSSSKSRNGNLELVQFSLNSKKSTQKIAVSKQQSRRNPNSNVVLMQDGVVATKGTPVENEIKSLKTLKDGILSVTSSQENNDLSGFDLRKDESTVSITVVGASGDLAKKKIFPALFALYYEDCLPKHFTIYGYARSKMTDDELRTMVSKTLTCRIDKRENCDEKMDEFLKRCFYQSGQYDSRENFAELDKKLRQHEAGRVANRLFYLSIPPNIFIDAVKCASLSASSTNGWTRVIVEKPFGRDSESSAALTKGLKQYLKEDQIFRIDHYLGKELVENLSVLRFSNLIFEPLWSRQYIRNVQLIFSEDFGTEGRGGYFDHYGIIRDIMQNHLLQILALFAMETPVSLDAEDIRNEKVKVLRSMRPLKLDDVVIGQYKSHTRGGVTYPGYTEDKTVPKDSLTPTFAAAALFIDNARWDGVPFLMKAGKALHDRRAEIRVQFRHVPGNLYDRNFGANLDQSTNELVIRVQPDEAIYLKINNKVPGLGMRLDRSTLNLHYAARYAKEIPDAYERLLLDAIEGERRLFIRSDELDAAWALFTPLLKELEQKKVNPEYYPYGSRGPVGAHYLAARHNVRWGDLGLEK; this is encoded by the exons ATGGCAACTTTTTCTTCACCTCATTATGCTTCTTCCTTTTACTCTTCatcatattcatcttcttcatcatctaaaTCTCGAAATGGGAATCTTGAATTGGTCCAATTTTCTTTGAATTCAAAAAAATCTACCCAGAAAATAGCAGTATCTAAACAACAATCTAGAAGAAACCCAAATTCTAATGTTGTTCTTATGCAAGATG gTGTAGTTGCCACAAAAGGAACTCCTGTTGAAAATGAGATTAAATCATTGAAGACATTGAAAGATGGAATATTATCAGTCACATCTTCTCAGGAAAACAATGATTTGTCTGGGTTTGATTTAAGGAAGGATGAGTCAACTGTCAGCATCACAGTTGTTGGGGCTTCAGGGGACCTGGCAAAGAAGAAGATATTTCCTGCACTTTTTGCTCTTTATTATGAAGATTGCTTGCCTAAG CACTTCACTATATATGGTTATGCTAGGAGTAAGATGACTGATGATGAACTCAGAACCATGGTTAGCAAGACACTTACATGCCGAATTGACAAGAG GGAAAACTGTGATGAAAAGATGGATGAGTTTCTTAAGAGGTGTTTTTACCAGTCCGGTCAGTATGATTCTAGGGAAAACTTTGCGGAGCTAGACAAGAAGCTCAGGCAACATGAG GCTGGGAGGGTTGCTAATCGCCTATTCTATTTGTCGATCCCACCAAACATTTTCATAGATGCAGTGAAGTGTGCTAGTTTGTCAGCATCCTCAACAAACGGGTGGACTCGGGTAATTGTAGAGAAACCATTTGGTAGGGACTCGGAATCCTCAGCTGCTTTGACTAAAGGACTGAAGCAGTACTTGAAGGAGGATCAGATTTTTAG GATAGATCACTATCTTGGAAAGGAACTCGTGGAAAACTTATCCGTTCTTCGCTTCTCCAATCTCATCTTTGAACCCTTGTGGTCAAGACAGTACATAAGAAATGTACAGCTAATATTTTCCGAGGATTTTGGCACTGAAGGACGTGGCGG GTACTTCGATCATTATGGGATAATTAGAGATATAATGCAGAATCATTTGCTGCAAATATTGGCTCTCTTTGCCATGGAAACTCCTGTTAGCTTGGACGCAGAAGATATCAGAAATGAAAAG GTGAAAGTTCTTCGGTCAATGAGGCCACTGAAACTTGATGATGTGGTAATAGGACAATACAAGAGCCACACTAGAGGAGGTGTTACATACCCGGGTTACACCGAAGATAAGACCGTACCAAAAGACAGCTTAACGCCGACATTTGCTGCAGCTGCCCTATTTATAGATAATGCTAGATGGGATGGTGTGCCGTTCTTGATGAAGGCTGGGAAAGCACTGCATGATAGGAG GGCGGAGATAAGAGTTCAATTTAGGCATGTTCCTGGAAATTTGTATGACAGAAATTTCGGGGCAAATCTTGATCAGTCGACAAATGAGCTTGTCATCCGAGTGCAGCCTGATGAAGCTATTTATTTAAAGATTAATAACAAAGTTCCTGGTTTGGGAATGAGATTAGACCGCAGCACGCTCAATCTTCATTATGCGGCAAG GTATGCAAAGGAGATTCCAGATGCATATGAGAGGCTTCTACTTGATGCAATAGAAGGAGAAAGGAGGCTGTTTATCCGCAGTGATGAACTCGATGCTGCTTGGGCACTCTTCACACCGCTTCTAAAAGAGCTAGAACAGAAGAAGGTGAATCCAGAATATTATCCTTACGGAAGTAGAGGTCCTGTAGGGGCACACTATCTCGCTGCCAGACATAACGTCCGATGGGGTGATCTTGGCTTAGAGAAGTGA
- the LOC130808780 gene encoding uncharacterized protein LOC130808780 codes for MGKLFCDSASVTESLTPQSPPSTTWRDLPPLLPSTVDIPPTSWDDVSGLEDQQRKNLSRLHAKGVLWTHPNHKSVPPVVFRLTHGGDVASDGNCLFTAFEKSARWGLRESNNNGGECSNCGASELRQRTVKRFKQDFESAEKEEKERVELVIKNLYSPDLESGWGIHLVQEVKLLAKKSDRQILDDAIRQLTDRGMLRAFAAESIYKETCVPVDNGWSWANYMSTSGSPDDEYDIITLQYTADGLLTVDENRQGRNAAFGDDIAIECLANEFKREIFVVQAHGSDAVVDEENCVFFLPHRPRGEITGLPLFLFMKGTGWCGAGADHYEPLIAHPSSVVPQEKVGFVL; via the exons atGGGGAAGTTATTCTGCGACAGCGCCTCCGTAACGGAATCTTTAACCCCACAATCACCACCGTCTACTACATGGAGGGATCTACCACCACTATTACCCTCAACCGTTGATATTCCACCAACATCATGGGATGATGTATCAGGTTTAGAAGATCAACAAAGAAAGAATCTCTCCAGGTTGCATGCTAAAGGAGTCCTGTGGACGCATCCAAACCATAAATCAGTACCACCAGTTGTTTTTCGGTTAACTCATGGTGGTGATGTGGCTTCTGATGGGAACTGTTTGTTTACGGCGTTTGAGAAATCGGCGAGATGGGGTCTACGAGAAAGTAATAATAATGGAGGAGAGTGTAGTAATTGTGGGGCCAGCGAGTTGAGACAAAGAACggttaaaagatttaaacaagATTTTGAATCAGCggaaaaggaagaaaaagaaagagttGAATTAGTGATTAAGAATTTGTATTCTCCTGATCTGGAATCTGGGTGGGGAATTCATTTGGTTCAAGAAGTTAAATTGTTGGCTAAGAAATCTGACCGTCAGATCTTAGATGATGCCATTCGTCAACTCACTGATCGTGGCATGTTAAG AGCATTTGCGGCAGAGTCAATATACAAAGAGACATGTGTTCCAGTGGACAATGGCTGGAGCTGGGCCAATTACATGTCTACATCTGGTTCACCTGATGATGAATATGATATCATCACATTGCAATATACTGCGGATGGTTTGCTAACTGTAGATGAGAATAGACAAGGTCGCAATGCTGCTTTTGGGGATGATATTGCCATTGAATGTCTTGCTAATGAGTTCAAGAGAGAGATTTTTGTG GTACAAGCACATGGATCAGATGCCGTGGTCGATGAAGAAAATTGCGTCTTCTTTCTCCCACACCGCCCAAGGGGTGAAATTACTGGACTACCGCTCTTTCTCTTCATGAAAGGCACAG GTTGGTGTGGTGCTGGAGCTGATCATTACGAGCCTTTGATCGCCCACCCATCTTCTGTCGTCCCTCAAGAGAAAGTCGGTTTTGTTCTGTGA
- the LOC130808204 gene encoding uncharacterized protein LOC130808204 encodes MSGVSLTVAPGSGPDTTSTPSSDLREKLFHRNNRQPKSPMGVMGSLRVIELQLVAFIMVFSVSGLVPLSDIIFPAFVSTYIIGLSRFAFPSYSSLSSHSREIFQGSRLFRSYVILGTIVGLFLPLAYVLGGFARGDNHAVRSATPPLFLLSSQILTENIISGLSLFSPPVRAVVPLLYTGQRIFVIVEWMQDVWLRKTLHVNASVQDVAWYWFGRILAVGNLLYFSINLFCFLIPRFLPRAFERYFSERDETHRKTSEDKNSSTAANTSQTSSKKSD; translated from the exons ATGTCTGGTGTATCTCTAACTGTGGCTCCTGGAAGTGGGCCCGATACAACCTCGACCCCATCCTCGGATCTTCGAGAGAAGCTTTTTCATAGGAATAACCGACAACCAAAAAGCCCTATGGGAGTAATGGGATCATTACGAGTCATCGAACTCCAACTAGTAGCCTTCATTATGGTCTTTTCCGTGAGTGGCTTAGTACCACTTTCCGATATCATATTCCCGGCTTTTGTATCAACTTACATCATTGGCCTCTCACGCTTTGCCTTCCCTTCTTATAGTAGCCTTTCGTCTCACTCGAGAGAAATCTTTCAGGGAAGTAGGCTTTTTCGGAGCTATGTGATATTGGGGACAATAGTTGGATTGTTCTTGCCCCTTGCTTATGTTCTAGGAGGATTTGCAAGAGGCGATAATCATGCAGTGAGATCCGCAACACCACCTTTGTTCTTGCTTTCGTCCCAAATTCTAACGGAGAATATAATTAGCGGACTTTCTTTGTTTTCCCCACCGGTCAGAGCAGTAGTTCCATTGTTGTACACGGGCCAGAGGATTTTCGTTATCGTTGAATGGATGCAAGATGTTTGGTTACGCAAGACTTTGCATGTCAATGCTTCTGTCCAG GATGTGGCATGGTATTGGTTCGGGAGGATTTTGGCAGTTGGTAATCTACTATATTTCTCGATCAACCTTTTCTGCTTCTTGATCCCTCGTTTTCTACCACGAGCATTTGAAAGGTACTTTAGCGAAAGAGACGAGACCCACAGGAAGACATCGGAGGATAAGAATTCGAGTACTGCAGCAAACACGTCTCAAACTTCATCTAAGAAGTCCGACTGA